One Nerophis ophidion isolate RoL-2023_Sa linkage group LG23, RoL_Noph_v1.0, whole genome shotgun sequence genomic window carries:
- the LOC133541198 gene encoding uncharacterized protein LOC133541198, protein MFGVQVSHFLCEAMAPSVLSMDVPLMLALATVALLCGVLLACVDCWRNAPPVSIREDTATAEYILSTNFPHALPHFLMISPTSDLLSPMAPPPDPGSGSERGCVTPTQSESNASYENSHAGLDYPECFAEDYVLVLPDASTNQSAASTPSSGVRHEYVNVPAAEWREPSGSSPVRAMERLSLSDDREYLDVTPHSAASTGSASGESSTLSSQSEEDEAQYVNQPV, encoded by the exons ATGTTTGGCGTGCAGGTGagtcacttcctgtgtgaggcCATGGCGCCGAGTGTTCTCTCCATGGACGTCCCCCTGATGCTGGCGCTGGCCACGGTAGCGCTGCTGTGCGGCGTGCTGCTGGCGTGTGTGGACTGCTGGAGGAACGCACCGCCGG TTTCCATCCGGGAAGACACGGCCACAGCCGAGTACATCCT CTCCACCAATTTCCCGCACGCACTACCAC ATTTCCTGATGATCTCTCCGACCTCTGACCTGCTCTCACCTAT GGCTCCGCCTCCAGACCCCGGCAGTGGGAGCGAGCGAGGATGCGTGACGCCCACACAAAGCG AAAGTAACGCCAGCTACGAGAACTCCCACGCAG GACTGGACTACCCAGAATGCTTTGCTGAGGACTACGT CCTGGTCCTGCCCGATGCTTCCACCAATCAGAGCGCAGCCTCCACGCCCAGCTCAG GTGTCCGCCACGAGTACGTCAACGTGCCCGCAGCTGAGTGGAGGGAACCTTCCGGAAGCTCGCCGGTCCGAGCCATGGAGCGTCTCTCCTTGTCAGATGACAGGGAGTATTTGGACGTGACGCCTCACAGCGCTGCCTCAACAGGAAGTGCATCAG GAGAATCGTCCACGCTGTCGTCGCAGAGCGAAGAAGACGAGGCCCAATACGTCAACCAACCCGTGTAG